In a genomic window of Platichthys flesus chromosome 24, fPlaFle2.1, whole genome shotgun sequence:
- the LOC133950265 gene encoding uncharacterized protein LOC133950265 yields the protein MHLPALVCVVFHLSAVIQSAAVEQDTGVVSASLGDNVTLRCSYDSQVLMHFSWYRQTLGFRPELLSSVYKHDEPSKVFHWLEENPRFSVGREEGKNHLHISDVQPSDSASYFCGGSHSNMLDFGEGVFLSVRGARLQEHQDIVQGPASETVPLGGSVTLNCTVLTGTCDGEHNVYWFRHGSRHGILHTHSDQCERISVPGSPSQSCSYHLQQTNLRASDAGTYYCAVASCGEILFGRGSELLVPDDQTAQMRTLVWLSIIRTGILLLCLTVCFLVYFTKCSVHP from the exons ATGCACCTGCCTGCCTTGGTCTGTGTTGTAT TTCACCTGTCAGCCGTGATCCAGTCGGCTGCAGTCGAGCAGGACACTGGTGTTGTATCGGCCAGCCTTGGGGACAACGTGACTCTACGCTGCTCCTACGACAGTCAGGTGTTGATGCACTTCTCCTGGTACAGGCAGACCTTAGGATTCAGGCCGGAGCTCCTGTCTAGTGTTTACAAACATGATGAGCCGTCTAAAGTCTTCCACTGGTTGGAGGAGAATCCTCGTTTCTCtgtggggagggaggaagggaaaaaTCATTTACACATCTCTGACGTCCAACCCTCAGATTCGGCTTCGTACTTCTGCGGAGGCTCGCACTCCAACATGTTGGATTTTGGAGAGGGGGTCTTTTTAAGTGTCAGAG GAGCCAGACTCCAGGAACACCAGGACATTGTCCAGGGGCCTGCATCTGAGACCGTTCCCCTAGGAGGCTCTGTGACTCTCAACTGTACAGTTCTCACTGGGACCTGTGATGGAGAACACAACGTTTACTGGTTCCGACACGGGTCTCGCCATGgcatccttcacacacacagtgatcagTGTGAACGCATCTCTGTACCAGGGTCTCCCTCACAAAGCTGTTCATACCACCTGCAGCAGACCAACCTCAGGGCCTCTGATGCCGGGACCTACTACTGCGCTGTGGCCTCCTGTGGCGAGATACTGTTCGGCAGAGGAAGTGAGCTGCTGGTCCCAGACGACCAAACGGCACAGATGAGAACCTTGGTTTGGCTCTCCATCATTAGAACTGGGATTCTCTTGCTCTGTCTCACAGTTTGTTTCTTGGTTTACTTCACAAAGTGCTCAGTTCATCCTTAA
- the LOC133949960 gene encoding uncharacterized protein LOC133949960 → MKTSPKFVLYLTCFFLGKMVQMHHFILSYQESGFISADDGDNLTLQCFYEGDGNNLYWYKQTPGQKPRIISMTYKFSNKDFMLWNEFKDNRRFTVETNDVVSHLNILDLKLSDSATYYCLQSRSYVFEFMEGVTISVKGSGSNIQAVVHQSESFQPGGSVTLSCTVHTDTCDGKHSVYWFKNSEEPQPGLIYTQGDRNDQCERKPDTQTHTCVYNFSMERLNRSHAGTYYCAVAACGHIVFGDGTKVDFEEVVDYLPLVYILSTTSAITTLLSVLLAFSICMMRVTDPHAPSSKINAKDEQDEDDPCYIAHREIQMNRSRGQRDDTWSECVYLSVRQ, encoded by the exons atgaagacatctCCGAAGTTCGTTCTCTACCTGACATGTTTCTTCTTGGGGAAAATgg TTCAGATGCATCATTTTATCTTGTCTTATCAAGAAAGTGGATTCATATCGGCTGATGATGGAGACAACTTGACTTTGCAGTGTTTCTATGAGGGGGATGGCAATAACCTTTATTGgtacaaacaaacaccaggACAGAAACCTCGAATTATCTCAATGACGTACAAATTCTCTAATAAAGATTTTATGTTATGGAATGAATTCAAGGACAATCGACGTTTCACTGTGGAAACTAATGATGTTGTGAGTCACCTTAATATCTTAGATCTGAAGCTTTCAGACTCAGCTACTTACTACTGTTTACAGAGTCGTTCATATGTGTTTGAGTTCATGGAGGGTGTCACTATCAGTGTGAAAGGTTCAGGGTCTAACATCCAGGCTGTGGTGCATCAGTCTGAGAGCTTCCAGCCAGGAGGCTCTGTGACTCTCAGCTGTACAGTTCACACTGATACCTGTGATGGAAAACACAGTGTTTACTGGTTCAAGAACTCTGAAGAACCTCAGCCAGGACTCATTTACACCCAGGGAGACAGGAACGATCAGTGTGAGAGGAaacctgacacacagacacacacctgtgtctACAACTTTTCGATGGAGAGACTGAACCGTTCTCATGCTGGGACCTACTACTGTGCTGTCGCTGCATGTGGACACATTGTGTTTGGAGACGGGACCAAAGTGGACTTTGAAG AGGTGGTGGACTATCTTCCCTTGGTGTATATCCTGAGTACGACCTCGGCAATCACCACCCTGCTGAGTGTTCTACTGGCTTTCTCAATATGCATGATGAGGGTTACAG ATCCCCATGCTCCATCATCCAAAATAAATGCAAAG GATGAGCAGGATGAAGACGACCCCTGCTACATTGCTCACAGGGAGATACAGATGAACAGatccagaggacagagggatgatacctggagtgaatgtgtgtacttGAGTGTGAGGCAGTAG
- the LOC133949961 gene encoding uncharacterized protein LOC133949961, with the protein MRTTMNFTLLSAILCILSWISVSRCEFHVVEVQTGEEVTLLCTNLTSSPSYISWFRLENGSNTSLISSMLSLDTGALYFDGFEEEKFNMTSNISNVFLQIKQVDLSDSGLYICGYNVGTDSRKSPAVYSATYLKVKGFRDGTKLEFDGEVDWLVVFLSATSAITTLLSVLLSFSICMMRVTDPHAPSSKLNVKDEQNEDDPCYIAHREIQRNRSRGQRDDTWSECVYLSVRQ; encoded by the exons ATGCGCACGACAATGAACTTCACCCTCCTGTCAGCTATACTCTGCATCCTCA GTTGGATCTCTGTCTCACGATGCGAATTTCACGTCGTGGAGGTCCAGACCGGTGAAGAGGTCACGCTGCTGTGTACCAACCTCACCAGTTCCCCCTCTTACATATCATGGTTCAGACTGGAAAACGGATCCAACACCAGCCTTATCTCCTCCATGCTCTCCCTTGATACAGGTGCATTGTACTTTGATGGgtttgaagaagaaaagttcAACATGACGTCCAACATCAGTAACGTCTTTCTCCAAATCAAACAAGTGGATTTATCTGACTCTGGACTCTATATATGTGGCTATAACGTGGGCACCGACTCCAGAAAATCCCCAGCTGTTTACAGTGCTACgtatttaaaggttaaag GTTTTAGAGACGGGACCAAGCTGGAGTTTGATG GTGAGGTGGACTGGCTGGTGGTTTTCTTGAGTGCGACCTCAGCAATCACCACCCTGCTGAGTGTTCTACTTTCTTTCTCAATATGCATGATGAGGGTTACAG atCCCCATGCTCCATCCTCCAAACTAAATGTAAAG GATGAGCAGAATGAAGACGACCCCTGCTACATTGCTCACAGGGAGATACAAAGGAACAGatccagaggacagagggatgatacctggagtgaatgtgtgtacttGAGTGTGAGGCAGTAG